The Parvularculales bacterium genome has a segment encoding these proteins:
- a CDS encoding DUF192 domain-containing protein, protein MGAVPFFVFVLFFSVWSVPSDSLADLISDRIPETLVIETSEGKRAFTIEIARTPNEQKRGLMFRASLPENHGMLFAYRQDQEITMWMANTPIPLDILFIRRNGKIAKIETMTEPYSRKTISSGVNVRAVLEIAGGGAERLGIKSGDIVRHDLFAP, encoded by the coding sequence ATTTTTTGTCTTTGTGTTGTTTTTTAGCGTATGGAGCGTGCCGAGCGATTCTCTAGCCGACTTAATTTCTGATCGCATCCCAGAAACTCTAGTGATAGAGACGAGTGAGGGAAAACGTGCCTTTACAATAGAGATTGCCCGTACCCCCAATGAGCAAAAGCGGGGGTTGATGTTTCGTGCGTCTCTGCCGGAGAATCACGGCATGTTGTTTGCGTATCGTCAAGATCAGGAGATCACCATGTGGATGGCCAACACGCCAATTCCGTTGGATATATTGTTTATTCGTCGCAATGGGAAGATTGCCAAAATTGAAACTATGACGGAGCCTTATTCTCGCAAAACTATCTCGTCGGGTGTTAATGTTCGAGCCGTCTTAGAGATTGCCGGTGGCGGGGCAGAACGGCTTGGCATTAAATCGGGTGATATAGTTCGCCACGACCTTTTTGCTCCTTGA